The Alysiella filiformis sequence CACTTCGGTTGCCACCACCACATCTTTCAGGGTTTTTTCAATCAAATCAAGTGCATCGTTGTATTCGGGCAAATTGAGCAACGCCACATAAAAACCCGTTTGGCAACCCATGGGGCTGATGTCAATCACTTTATCAGAATGATTGCGCGACAATTCCGCCATCAAATGTTCCAAGCTGTGTAAAGCGGGCATTTCCATGTGGTCTTGATTGGGTTGGCACACGCGCAAATCGTACTTGTAGATTTTGTCGCCGTGGTCGCCATCGGTTACGCACGCCAAGCGCACATAGGGGGCTTTCACTTTGGTGTGGTCAAGATTAAAACTTTCCACATTCATGCGTTTTTCGGTTTGAATGGTGTTCATGATGATGAATTTTCACAAAATAAAGGCGCGATTATACCAGTTTCAGGCAGCCACCACAAACAAAGCCACAATCGCCAAAAAGCCCACAAACCACACAGTTGAGCGAACAAGCGATTGATTTTGCAAATAAGCCCAAATAAACGCCACACGCGACAACACAAACACCACCGCCCAAAAATTGATGGCAAACTGCGAAGCCTCGCCTGTGGCATGGGCAATGATGACCGCCGCCGCATAAGGCGCAAGCATTTCATGTCCATTTTGCTGGGCAGCGTGGGCGCGAGCGGCTTTGCCTGTGGTTTGCGCCAGAAAATCGCGTGGATTTTTGTTGTCGGCAATTTGAAAGCCGCCCAATTTTTTGGCGTATGCCGCACAAAATAAATTCAAAAACAAGATGATGAGTATGCTGAAATAGGCAAAAGTCATGATTGAGTCCTTTGTTTGATGGTTCGGTTTCTTATCGGAAAATGTTGTCAGTCTTGCCATACACGACAAAAATTGTTGTGTACTGAAAGGCTGAAACTTTTGCAAAACTCAATTCGTAGGGGCAGATTTCATATCCGCCTTTTTTCAATTTATTGATAACGCGATTTCGGGATAAAAGTGATTAATCAATTTAAGTCACTTTGCTCCCTCTCCCTGTGGGAGAGGGCTGGGGAGAGGGTATGCTGCTCAACAAGCCCTCTCTCCAACTCTCTCCCATAGGGAGAGAGGGCAGGTTTGTTGGCAAATTGACAGTGACTTATCCCGAGTTCATGTTATTGATAAAAATAAAAATTTCTGCAATTCTAAACAGGGCAGATATGAAATCTGCCCCTACAAACCGAGTTTTGCAAAAGTTTCAGGCTGCCTGAAAATCATTTTTTCAATAAAGCGATGATTTCATCTTTGGCGGCAAGTTCGCGGTCTTTTTGGGCGAGCAGTTCGTTTTTGTGTTGGATAATCAATTTGAGTTTTTCAATTTCGTATTGTGAATCGTTTGCTGATGAGTAAATGGCGATGTGATTGTTGTTATCGCCATTGATTTCATCTAATTGAATAATTAAACCTTTATCCGTTCTCAATAATTCACACACATCAATTTTAAATATATTGGCAATTTGTTGTAATCTTTCTATATTGATTGAATTTTCTCCGCGTTCAATTTTCGCATATCCCCCTGCGGTCATATCCAATTTTTCTGCCATTTCTTCTTGCGACCATTGATTTAATTCACGCATGGTGCGGATTTTTTCGTGGGTTTCCATTTTTGTCCTTTCTGTACAGAATAAATCTTTTTAGTAGCTGGTGTATTAAAATGAATTCAGTAATAATGAAATTACTGAAACATCTCATGATTGTAAATCAAAAATGGTGTGGAAGTAATCTCTTTTATTTTTACAAAGGAAATCATTATGGCAACAAGAGTTAAAGTTTATGTCTTTCAAGAAGATAATAAAGGCAAAATGGTAGGCAAAGAAGGTGTTAAAGTAAGCACCAATCACATGCCAAACGATGTAAAAACAGATTCATCGGGTGCAGCTAGTTTAATTATTGAAGAAGATCACGTAAAAATTTTTGTTGCTAATACAAAAATTTATGATGGCTTTACTTCAGCCTGCCCTAGTATTTTGGAATGTGAATGGGAGTAGGGGAAATATTATGGCAATTAGACTCAGAACATCATTAAAATCAAATGGTTCAGGTTATGGCATCGTAAAAGATGGTGAGCATTACTTCACATTACATGCAAAAGGTGAAATAGACAAAATTCAGCGTATTCAACAGGAATATATGGCTACCCCTCATTTTTCTGATATGAAATATATGTTGGGACAAGAAATGGAAAAATTGTTAAGCAATAATCCTGTTAATATTTACGATATTTCTGCATGTGATGAAATGGGGATGCCACTTTGGAGTGCAAATTTATATGCCTTTAATCAGGAAGATGCCATTAATAATGTATATGATTTATCTGTATTAATGAAGCGTGAATATCCTAATTATGGGCGCAATATTTCGTTCTTCAATTTTCAAAATCTGAAAACAGGTCAAAGTTTTACTCTTAATTATTAAGATTTTTATTAAAAATGGTGTGAATTAAAGATTTCAGGCAGCCTGACAACCTTTCAGGCTGCCTGAATTTCACTTATTTCTGATACTGTTTCTTACTGGAAACCTGCTTTTTCTTGCTTTTGCCGCCACTATTGCGCGCTTTTTCGTCTTTGCGCCCTTCGCGTTTGGCAATGCGGTTACTCAAACTCACACGGCGCAAGGGTTTGTTTTTCGTTTCTTTTGCCGTTTCTTCATACGGATTTTCGCTCACATTATACTGAATCCGCAATGGCGTTCCCTGTAAATTGAATGCCTTACGGAAAGTCTGCGTGAGATAGCGCGTGTAGCTGTCGCCAATCGCGTGCAAAGAATTGCCGTGTATCACAATCACAGGCGGATTGCTGCCGCCTTGGTGGGCATAGCGCATTTTCGGGCGCACCAAACCTGCGCGTGGCGGTTGCTGGCGTTCCACAGCCGTTTGCAAAACGCGCGTGATTTTGGGCGTGGGCATTTTGATGAACGCGGCATCGTAGGCAGCCTGAATGCTTTCAAACAAGCCGTCAATGCCTTTTTCTTTGAGTGCGGAAATGTAATGAAATTTCGCAAAATCAAGGAAATACAGTTTACGCGCAATGTCGCGCTTGATGTCGTTGCGGCGTTCTTCGGAAATGCCGTCCCATTTGTTCACGGCAACCACCAATGCGCGTCCTGCTTCCAGCGCGAAACCTGCGATGGTTGCGTCTTGGTCGGCAATGTCCTGTTGCGCGTCCAGCACCAAAACCGCCACATTGGCGGCTTCAATCGCTTGCATGGCTTTAATCACGGAGAATTTTTCCACCGCTTCATCTACTTTGCCGCGTCTGCGTACGCCAGCCGTATCAATAATGGTAAAGGGCTTGTTTTCGCGTTCAAAATCAATGTGTATGCTGTCGCGGGTCGTGCCTGCCATGTCAAAGGCAATCACGCGCTCTTCGCCCAAAATCGCGTTAACCAAGGTGGATTTACCCACATTCGGGCGACCGATAATGGCGAAAGTGGGGTGATGGTTTTCAGGCTGCTCGTCTTCCGCTTCGGGGAATTTTTCCAACACATCTTCAATCAAATGGTAAACGCCATCGCCATGCGCCCCTGAAATCACATGGGGTTCGCCCAAAGCCAATTCGTAAAATTCGGCTGCCAAAACGGGGCGGTTGCCGCCTTCGCCTTTATTGACCGCCAAAAACACGGGGCGCGGACTTTGGCGCAAGCGGTCGGCGATGATTTTGTCTTGTGGGGTCAAGCCAGTACGTGCGTCCACCAGAAAAATCACGGCATCGGCTTCGTCAATGGCTTGCAGGGTTTGTTTTGCCATTTCGTGCAAAATGCCACTGTCCACCACTGGCTCAAAACCGCCTGTGTCCACAACGAGATAGGGTTTCGTGCCAACGCGTCCGTGTCCATAATGGCGGTCGCGTGTCAAACCTGGCAGGTCGTGCACGAGTGCGTCTTTGGTGCGCGTTAAGCGGTTGAATAAGGTGGATTTGCCGACATTGGGTCTGCCAACTAGGGCGATGGTTGGTTTCATGTTTTTGCTTTCTCTGTTTCAGGCTGCCTGAAAGGACTGCGCGTCCAGCGAAAATATTTTTCAGGCAGCAAGCAGGTGTATTTTGCCATACACGGGTTAATCAAAATTTTTCAGGCAGCCTGAAAATGCGTTGGCTGCCTGAAAATCAATTTGGGGGCATTTTAACAGAAATTCGCGTTTCAGGCAGCCTGAAAACCTTGAATATTCACAAATTTTGCTCTTTGCCACGCATAAAAATGTCAATCACATTTTGCAAATGCACACGCATGTTTTCCCGCGCAGCGTTTACATCGCGCTGTTCCAAAGCCATCAAAATCGCATAATGTTCCTGTTGCGAACGCAAAGGCATATCGCTGGGCGTGTAAAGTCGGCGCAACGCACTGAACAATTTGCTGGATTGTTCATTCAATAATTTTTTCAAAATCAAAGGGTAAACATCATTGCCGCAACTCTCTGCAATGCGAATGTGGAACAAGCGGTCGCCATCATGGGTCGTAGAACCCATGATGTTATCCGAAACATTCATCAAATAAGCCTGTTTAATCAAAAACAAAGACTTTTCAGTCATGTTTTCAGCCGCCAACGCAGCCGTTTCAGGTTCAATCAACAAACGCGCTTGCAAGAGCGAAAATGGCGAAATGCCATTTAAATCAATATTTTGATTTTCCTTTTGTTGGCAAACATAAACCCCCTTTCCCACTTTAACTTCAAGCCACCCCGATACTTCCAGCGCAATAATCGCTTCACGCACAGAAGTGCGGCTCACATTGAGCCATTTTGCCAAATCCCGCTCACTTGGCAAAGTGTCGCCTGCTTGCCATTCGCCTTGTGTGATTTTTTCCCGCAATAAATTGGCGATTTTTTGATATAAGCGCGGGGGCGCATCTGATGGAATAAGGGATTCTGCTTGCATTGGTCTAACCTTTATCGCGATGATAAATGTGGTTCATTTGAAAAATAAATTTTTTAAATATCAAAATTATAACATCATTTCATCACTTGACATTCAGAATTTTTAATGACCTTCATCAATTTTGATGAATAAGTGGTTAGACCAGTTGAACAGTTAAAATTTTTCATTTAGACTACATTTCATTACATCAATAAACAAGGGATAACATCATGCGTTTAAAAGACAAAATTTGTGTCGTAACCGCCGCAGGGCAAGGCATTGGGCGTGCTTCCACACTTGCCTACGCGCAAGAAGGCGCACAAGTTTGGGCGTTGGACATCAACGAAGCCGCCTTGCAATCGCTGAAAGCCGAACATGAGAACATTCACATTCACGCCATCAATTTATTGGAAACGGAAAAGTTCAGCCAATTCTTTGAAAAATTAGATAAAATTGATGTTTTGTTTAACTGTGCAGGCTGGGTGGCGGCTGGCGATGTGTTGGCAAGCAGCGCACAAGACATGCAAAAATCATGGGATTTAAACGTGATGACCATGTTTCACGCCATTCAAGCGGTCTTACCAAAAATGTTGGCGCAAGGTGGTGGCTCTATCATCAATATGTCGTCCGCCGCGTCCAGCGTGAAAGGCGTTCCCAATCGTTTTGCATACAGCGTGAGCAAAGCGGCTGTTATTGGTCTGACCAAATCGGTTGCTGCCGACTATGTTACCCAAGGCATTCGTTGCAACGCGATTTGCCCTGGTACGGTGGAATCGCCATCTTTACATGAACGCATAGCCGAGCAAGCCAAAGCACAAAATAAGACCATTGAAGAAGTGTTTGCCGCATTTGTGGCGCGACAACCCATGGGACGCATTGGTCGGGACAGCGAAATTGCCGCATTAGCCGTTTATTTGGCAAGCGATGAATCGGCTTTCACAACAGGCACTTGCCAAGTGATTGACGGTGGTTGGTCAAATTGAATTTTCAGGCAGCCTGAAAACAAATCACCCATTTAAATGAAAAGGAATCAACTTATGAAATTACTTCGTTTTGGCGCAAAAGGCGCAGAAAAACCCGCTATTTTGGACGCGCAAGGCAATATCCGCGATTTATCGTCTGTGGTGGCGGACATCAACGGCTTTGTATTGGAACACGAATTAGCCAAAATTGGTCAGACCAATTTGGAGACTTTACCGATTGTGCCAAATGACGTTCGCATTGGCGCGTGTGTGGGCAATGTGGGCAAATTCATCTGCATTGGCTTGAACTATTCCGACCACGCCGCCGAAACCAACTCGCCCATTCCCAAAGAACCGATTATTTTCAACAAATGGACAAGCGCAATCGTGGGCGCAAATGACGATGTAGAAATCCCACGCGGTTCGCAAAAAACGGATTGGGAAGTGGAATTGGGCGTGGTCATTGGCAAAAGCGGTCGCTACATTGACGAAAAAGACGCGATGGATTATGTGGCTGGCTACTGCGTGATTAACGATGTTTCCGAGCGTGAATATCAGTTGGAACGCGGTGGCACTTGGGACAAAGGCAAGGGCAACGACACCTTTGGTCCAATGGGTCCCTATTTGGTAACCAAAGACGAAATCGCCGACCCGCACAATTTACAAATGTGGTTGGAAGTGGACGGCAAGCGTTATCAAAATGGCAACACGAATACGATGATTTTCCAAATTCCATTTTTAATCAGCTATTTGAGCCGTTTTATGAGTTTGCAAGCAGGCGATGTGATTTCCACAGGTACGCCACCAGGGGTGGGTTTGGGACAAAAACCGCCCGTGTATTTGCAAGCGGGTCAGACCATGCGTTTGGGCATTGAGGGCTTGGGCGAGCAAACGCAAAAAGTCGTTCAGGCTTAAACAATTTGATTTTTTCAGGCTGCTTGTTGGGTACAGGCGTTTCAGGCAGCCTGAAAAAAATTTTACCTAAAATTCAGCCTTTTAAAAAATAAATCATTGAATAGAAAGTAAAAAAATATGTCAATCACCATCACCGATATGGAAGTGTTGGACATTCGCTTCCCCACTTCACAACAATTGGACGGTTCGGACGCGATGAACCCCGACCCCGATTATTCCGCCGCCTATGTGATTTTAAAGACCAATTATTCAGAATTAAATGGTCATGGATTAACATTCACGATTGGGCGTGGTAATGAAATTTGTTGTGCGGCAATTGAAGCCGTGCGGCATTTGGTGGTGGGCTTGAATTTAGATGAAGTCAAACAAGCACCTGCACAATTTTGGCGCAAACTCACAGGCGACAGCCAACTGCGTTGGATTGGTCCAGACAAAGGTGCCATGCACTTGGCGGTAGGGGCGGTGGTCAATGCGGTGTGGGATTTGTGGGCGAAAGCGGAAAACAAACCCGTGTGGCGTTTGGTGGCGGATATGTCGCCCGAAGAATTGGTAAATTGCATTGATTTCAGATACTTAACCGATTGCATCGCGCCCGAAGAAGCCCTTGATTTATTAACGAAAGCCGAA is a genomic window containing:
- the der gene encoding ribosome biogenesis GTPase Der, encoding MKPTIALVGRPNVGKSTLFNRLTRTKDALVHDLPGLTRDRHYGHGRVGTKPYLVVDTGGFEPVVDSGILHEMAKQTLQAIDEADAVIFLVDARTGLTPQDKIIADRLRQSPRPVFLAVNKGEGGNRPVLAAEFYELALGEPHVISGAHGDGVYHLIEDVLEKFPEAEDEQPENHHPTFAIIGRPNVGKSTLVNAILGEERVIAFDMAGTTRDSIHIDFERENKPFTIIDTAGVRRRGKVDEAVEKFSVIKAMQAIEAANVAVLVLDAQQDIADQDATIAGFALEAGRALVVAVNKWDGISEERRNDIKRDIARKLYFLDFAKFHYISALKEKGIDGLFESIQAAYDAAFIKMPTPKITRVLQTAVERQQPPRAGLVRPKMRYAHQGGSNPPVIVIHGNSLHAIGDSYTRYLTQTFRKAFNLQGTPLRIQYNVSENPYEETAKETKNKPLRRVSLSNRIAKREGRKDEKARNSGGKSKKKQVSSKKQYQK
- a CDS encoding helix-turn-helix domain-containing protein, which translates into the protein METHEKIRTMRELNQWSQEEMAEKLDMTAGGYAKIERGENSINIERLQQIANIFKIDVCELLRTDKGLIIQLDEINGDNNNHIAIYSSANDSQYEIEKLKLIIQHKNELLAQKDRELAAKDEIIALLKK
- a CDS encoding FadR/GntR family transcriptional regulator, coding for MQAESLIPSDAPPRLYQKIANLLREKITQGEWQAGDTLPSERDLAKWLNVSRTSVREAIIALEVSGWLEVKVGKGVYVCQQKENQNIDLNGISPFSLLQARLLIEPETAALAAENMTEKSLFLIKQAYLMNVSDNIMGSTTHDGDRLFHIRIAESCGNDVYPLILKKLLNEQSSKLFSALRRLYTPSDMPLRSQQEHYAILMALEQRDVNAARENMRVHLQNVIDIFMRGKEQNL
- a CDS encoding SDR family oxidoreductase yields the protein MRLKDKICVVTAAGQGIGRASTLAYAQEGAQVWALDINEAALQSLKAEHENIHIHAINLLETEKFSQFFEKLDKIDVLFNCAGWVAAGDVLASSAQDMQKSWDLNVMTMFHAIQAVLPKMLAQGGGSIINMSSAASSVKGVPNRFAYSVSKAAVIGLTKSVAADYVTQGIRCNAICPGTVESPSLHERIAEQAKAQNKTIEEVFAAFVARQPMGRIGRDSEIAALAVYLASDESAFTTGTCQVIDGGWSN
- a CDS encoding S-ribosylhomocysteine lyase, which produces MNTIQTEKRMNVESFNLDHTKVKAPYVRLACVTDGDHGDKIYKYDLRVCQPNQDHMEMPALHSLEHLMAELSRNHSDKVIDISPMGCQTGFYVALLNLPEYNDALDLIEKTLKDVVVATEVPACNEVQCGWAASHSLEGAQKIAQYLLDKRSEWTEIFA
- a CDS encoding MAPEG family protein, whose protein sequence is MTFAYFSILIILFLNLFCAAYAKKLGGFQIADNKNPRDFLAQTTGKAARAHAAQQNGHEMLAPYAAAVIIAHATGEASQFAINFWAVVFVLSRVAFIWAYLQNQSLVRSTVWFVGFLAIVALFVVAA
- a CDS encoding fumarylacetoacetate hydrolase family protein, coding for MKLLRFGAKGAEKPAILDAQGNIRDLSSVVADINGFVLEHELAKIGQTNLETLPIVPNDVRIGACVGNVGKFICIGLNYSDHAAETNSPIPKEPIIFNKWTSAIVGANDDVEIPRGSQKTDWEVELGVVIGKSGRYIDEKDAMDYVAGYCVINDVSEREYQLERGGTWDKGKGNDTFGPMGPYLVTKDEIADPHNLQMWLEVDGKRYQNGNTNTMIFQIPFLISYLSRFMSLQAGDVISTGTPPGVGLGQKPPVYLQAGQTMRLGIEGLGEQTQKVVQA